One Lucilia cuprina isolate Lc7/37 chromosome 4, ASM2204524v1, whole genome shotgun sequence DNA segment encodes these proteins:
- the LOC124419220 gene encoding uncharacterized protein LOC124419220 — protein sequence MDQLKMHRASSNQGLKPDQPTNSTLFNTSNMYPINATFNDSDICIKVPPCVTQEFYGGYEEWPSFRDMFTAIYGNHPRLTQAQKLYHLRNKTKGEAGSIVAKYPLSDQNYLRAWDALRARYENKRILVDNQLKILFNIPAAKAEIY from the coding sequence ATGGACCAATTGAAGATGCACAGAGCTTCTAGTAATCAAGGTCTAAAGCCCGATCAACCGACCAACTCTACTTTGTTCAATACTTCGAATATGTATCCCATTAATGCCACATTTAATGATTCGGATATTTGTATAAAGGTTCCTCCTTGTGTTACTCAGGAATTTTATGGGGGTTATGAAGAATGGCCATCATTCCGCGATATGTTTACCGCCATTTATGGTAATCACCCTCGATTGACACAGGCTCAAAAGTTATATCATCTAAGGAATAAAACAAAGGGCGAAGCAGGTAGTATTGTAGCTAAATATCCACTTTCAGATCAGAATTATTTACGGGCGTGGGACGCGTTAAGGGCGCGATATGAGAACAAGCGCATTTTAGTAGATAATCAGTTGAAGATTCTATTTAATATACCAGCAGCAAAGGCTGAAATCTATTAA